From Actinopolymorpha cephalotaxi, one genomic window encodes:
- a CDS encoding DNA alkylation repair protein yields the protein MNPRSSRTRPPAPGRPEPDQRLVEAVRAALAAAGDPERAERMRAYMKSAMPFRGVPAPALKRLCREVLPAHPVGDRASWEATVRTLWDDAAFREERYAALALTGHRGYRRWQDAGTLRLYEHLAVTGAWWDHVDEIAANRVGPILAGDPAAVAPVLLGWAAGEDVWLRRVAILAQLKAKVSTDTDLLRACLEPSLGRPEFFLRKAIGWALREYARTDPTWVLSYVAEQEDRLAPLSRREALKHHPPP from the coding sequence GTGAACCCACGATCGTCGAGGACGCGGCCGCCGGCGCCCGGTCGGCCCGAGCCGGACCAGCGCCTGGTCGAGGCCGTGCGGGCCGCCCTGGCCGCGGCCGGCGACCCCGAGCGCGCGGAGCGGATGCGCGCCTACATGAAGTCGGCGATGCCTTTTCGGGGAGTGCCGGCCCCGGCCCTGAAGCGGCTCTGCCGCGAGGTGCTGCCCGCTCACCCCGTCGGGGACCGGGCCTCCTGGGAGGCCACCGTCCGAACCCTGTGGGACGACGCGGCGTTCCGTGAGGAGCGCTACGCCGCGCTGGCACTGACCGGGCATCGCGGCTACCGCCGATGGCAGGACGCCGGCACGCTGCGTCTCTACGAACATCTCGCGGTGACCGGCGCTTGGTGGGACCACGTCGACGAGATCGCCGCCAACCGCGTGGGCCCGATCCTGGCCGGCGATCCCGCGGCCGTCGCGCCGGTCCTGCTCGGCTGGGCCGCGGGCGAGGACGTCTGGCTGCGCCGGGTGGCGATCCTGGCCCAGCTGAAGGCGAAGGTATCCACCGACACCGACCTGCTGCGGGCGTGCCTCGAACCCAGCCTGGGAAGACCGGAGTTCTTTCTGCGCAAGGCGATCGGGTGGGCGCTGCGCGAGTATGCCCGGACCGACCCCACCTGGGTGCTTTCCTACGTCGCCGAGCAGGAGGACCGGCTCGCCCCACTTTCGCGCCGGGAGGCGCTGAAGCACCATCCGCCCCCCTGA
- a CDS encoding thiolase family protein codes for MPRELRDVVFVDGVRTPFGKAGGMYAETRADDLVIKCIRELLRRNASLPADRVDDVAIAATTQTGDQGLTIGRTAALLAGLPKTVPGFAVDRMCAGAMTAVTTTASGIAFGAYDVVIAGGVEHMGHHPMGEGVDPNPRIISEKLVDPSALVMGQTAENLHDRFPGISKERADAYAAASQRKLAKAYADNTIQPDLVPVATRSTDEGWGLATVDEPPRPDTTVEGLAQLRTPFRPHGRVTAGNAAGLNDGATACLLASEEAAKELGLTPKMRLVAYSFVGVEPEVMGEGPIPATEKVLAKAGLTMDDIGLIEINEAFAVQVLAFCDHFGLREDDARLNPYGGAIAVGHPLASSGVRLMLQLAREFEDRPDVRYGLTTLCVGIGMGGSVVWENPHWQGAA; via the coding sequence GTGCCCCGTGAGCTCCGTGACGTGGTCTTCGTGGACGGCGTCCGTACGCCGTTCGGTAAGGCGGGCGGCATGTACGCCGAGACCCGCGCCGACGACCTGGTGATCAAGTGCATCCGCGAGTTGCTTCGCCGCAACGCGAGCCTGCCCGCCGATCGGGTCGATGACGTCGCCATCGCCGCCACCACCCAGACCGGTGACCAGGGCCTGACCATCGGGCGGACCGCCGCGCTGCTGGCCGGGCTGCCCAAGACCGTTCCCGGCTTCGCGGTCGACCGGATGTGCGCGGGCGCGATGACCGCGGTGACCACCACCGCGTCCGGTATCGCCTTCGGCGCCTACGACGTCGTGATCGCCGGCGGGGTCGAGCACATGGGCCACCACCCGATGGGCGAGGGCGTCGACCCCAACCCCCGCATCATCTCCGAGAAGCTGGTCGACCCGTCCGCGCTGGTGATGGGGCAGACGGCGGAGAACCTCCACGACCGCTTCCCCGGCATCAGCAAGGAGCGCGCCGACGCCTATGCCGCGGCCAGCCAGCGCAAGCTGGCCAAGGCGTACGCCGACAACACCATCCAGCCCGACCTGGTGCCGGTCGCGACGCGCAGCACCGACGAGGGCTGGGGGCTGGCCACGGTCGACGAGCCCCCCCGCCCGGACACCACCGTCGAAGGGCTCGCCCAGCTGCGCACCCCGTTCCGCCCGCACGGCCGGGTGACGGCGGGCAACGCCGCCGGCCTCAACGACGGCGCCACCGCCTGCCTGCTGGCCTCGGAGGAGGCCGCGAAGGAGCTGGGGCTGACGCCGAAGATGCGGCTGGTCGCCTACTCCTTCGTCGGCGTGGAGCCGGAGGTGATGGGCGAGGGGCCCATCCCCGCCACCGAGAAGGTGCTCGCCAAGGCCGGCCTGACGATGGACGACATCGGGCTGATCGAGATCAACGAGGCGTTCGCCGTTCAGGTGCTGGCGTTCTGCGACCACTTCGGCCTGCGTGAGGACGACGCGCGGCTCAACCCCTACGGCGGCGCGATCGCCGTCGGGCACCCGCTGGCATCCAGCGGGGTGCGCCTGATGCTGCAGCTGGCCCGGGAGTTCGAGGACCGTCCGGACGTTCGCTACGGCCTCACCACGCTGTGCGTCGGCATCGGCATGGGCGGCAGCGTCGTCTGGGAAAACCCCCACTGGCAGGGCGCCGCGTGA
- a CDS encoding 3-hydroxyacyl-CoA dehydrogenase NAD-binding domain-containing protein has product MTSPTTLTRDFSDVFPDEVVTHAHVRDVDLPHGAGTMALITLDNGLDHTRPNSFGPQGLAELDAAIESALAREDVAAIGITGKPFILAAGADISGMPRITRREQAKEIARYGHEVFGKLDDGRKPSFGFVNGLAIGGGLEVALNCTYRTVIASAPAVAFSECFLGILPGWGGTWLLPNLVGADRAVKVIVENALNNNRMLRGPQVQPLGIADATFEGADFLERSLDWAGQVLSGRTQVERAPVDRGEAWDAAVARGRAFVDAKLHGAAPAAQRALDIIAAAKTCSKEEGLALEDDALADLLMSEEFRSGLYAFDLVQRRAKKPVGVPDKSLARPVTKVGIVGTGLMASQLALLFARRLLVPVVLTDIDDERVEKGLSYVRGEVDKLAAKGRVSGDQANRIKALVTGSTDKGVYADCDFVLEAVFEEMKVKQQVFAELEGIVSPECVLATNTSSLSVTTMASKLTHPERVVGFHFFNPVAILPLLEVVRGQRTDDASLATAFATAKGLKKNAILVKDAPAFVVNRILTRFMGEVTRCVDEGTPVEVADQAVLPLGLPMTPFVLLQLVGPAVGLHVAETLHEAFPDRFYVSPNLQRLVAANKPGLWSWDAQGKPFLDDDTRALLEQGDQPSTGEQVRERAMAAVADEVRRLLDDGVVADAPDVDLAMLLGAGWPFHLGGITPYLDRSGIAERVGGRRFLPVGAASLPA; this is encoded by the coding sequence GTGACCAGCCCGACCACCCTGACCCGAGACTTCTCCGACGTCTTCCCCGACGAGGTGGTCACGCACGCGCACGTGCGAGACGTCGACCTCCCCCACGGCGCCGGAACGATGGCGTTGATCACCCTCGACAACGGCCTCGACCACACCCGGCCCAACTCGTTCGGGCCGCAGGGCCTGGCAGAGCTGGACGCTGCCATCGAGTCCGCCCTCGCCCGCGAGGACGTCGCGGCGATCGGCATCACCGGGAAGCCGTTCATCCTCGCCGCCGGCGCCGACATCAGCGGCATGCCCCGGATCACCCGGCGCGAGCAGGCCAAGGAGATCGCACGGTACGGCCACGAGGTGTTCGGCAAGCTCGACGACGGCCGCAAGCCGTCGTTCGGGTTCGTCAACGGCCTGGCGATCGGCGGCGGGCTGGAGGTCGCGCTCAACTGCACCTACCGAACCGTCATCGCCTCGGCGCCGGCAGTGGCGTTCAGCGAGTGTTTCCTCGGCATCCTGCCCGGCTGGGGCGGCACCTGGCTGCTGCCCAACCTCGTCGGCGCCGACCGCGCGGTGAAGGTGATCGTCGAGAACGCCCTCAACAACAACCGCATGCTGCGCGGACCACAGGTGCAGCCGCTAGGTATCGCCGACGCGACGTTCGAGGGTGCCGACTTCCTCGAACGCTCCCTCGACTGGGCGGGTCAGGTGCTGAGCGGGCGCACCCAGGTGGAGCGGGCGCCGGTCGACCGGGGCGAGGCGTGGGACGCGGCCGTCGCCCGTGGCCGTGCGTTCGTCGACGCCAAGCTGCACGGCGCGGCGCCGGCCGCGCAGCGTGCGCTGGACATCATCGCGGCGGCGAAGACCTGCTCCAAGGAGGAGGGGTTAGCCCTCGAGGACGACGCCTTGGCCGATCTGCTGATGAGCGAGGAGTTCCGGTCGGGGCTGTACGCGTTCGACCTGGTGCAGCGGCGGGCGAAGAAGCCGGTCGGCGTTCCGGACAAGTCGCTGGCCCGGCCGGTGACGAAGGTCGGCATCGTCGGCACGGGCCTGATGGCCAGCCAGCTGGCGCTGCTGTTCGCCCGCCGGCTGCTGGTCCCCGTGGTGCTCACCGACATCGACGACGAGCGGGTCGAGAAGGGCCTTTCGTACGTCCGCGGTGAGGTGGACAAGCTGGCCGCCAAGGGCCGGGTGAGTGGCGACCAGGCCAACCGGATCAAGGCGCTGGTCACCGGATCCACCGACAAGGGCGTCTACGCCGACTGCGACTTCGTACTCGAGGCCGTCTTCGAGGAGATGAAGGTCAAGCAGCAGGTGTTCGCCGAGCTGGAGGGGATCGTCTCGCCCGAGTGCGTCCTCGCCACCAACACCTCGTCGTTGTCGGTCACCACGATGGCGAGCAAGCTGACCCATCCCGAACGCGTGGTGGGGTTCCACTTCTTCAACCCGGTGGCGATCCTGCCGCTGCTGGAGGTCGTCCGCGGGCAGCGCACCGACGACGCGAGCCTGGCCACGGCGTTCGCCACCGCCAAGGGCCTCAAGAAGAACGCGATCCTGGTCAAGGACGCGCCGGCGTTCGTCGTCAACCGCATCCTGACGAGGTTCATGGGCGAGGTCACCCGCTGCGTCGACGAGGGAACTCCGGTGGAGGTCGCGGACCAGGCGGTGCTCCCACTCGGCCTGCCGATGACGCCGTTCGTACTGCTGCAGTTGGTCGGCCCGGCGGTCGGGCTGCACGTGGCCGAGACGCTGCACGAGGCGTTCCCCGACCGGTTCTACGTCTCCCCCAACCTGCAGCGGCTGGTCGCGGCGAACAAGCCCGGCCTGTGGTCGTGGGACGCCCAGGGCAAGCCGTTCCTCGACGACGACACCCGCGCCCTGCTGGAGCAGGGCGACCAACCCTCCACCGGGGAGCAGGTACGCGAGCGCGCGATGGCGGCGGTCGCCGACGAGGTACGCCGGTTGCTGGACGACGGCGTGGTCGCCGACGCACCCGACGTCGACCTGGCGATGCTCCTCGGCGCGGGCTGGCCGTTCCACCTGGGCGGCATCACGCCGTACCTCGACCGCAGTGGGATCGCCGAGCGAGTCGGCGGACGGCGGTTCCTTCCGGTGGGGGCCGCGAGCCTGCCGGCCTGA
- a CDS encoding amino acid permease, producing the protein MNPRDTRGSTSLMRTKPVEKAISDTEAPEHRLKKNLGALDLTVFGVGVTIGGGLFVLTGTAAATYAGPAVALSFVIAAVACGLAALCYAEFASTVPVAGSAYTFSYATLGELIAWIIGWDLILEFFVGAAAVSSGWSGYLASALQGTPLQIPAAVANTKDGFMNLPAGLLVLALTAVLVIGIKLSSRINQVAVAIKVGVALLFVLAGIFFVKAANLTPFVPPSQPTKGGGGALTEPLIQVLFGMQPGSFGWAGVMSGAAVVFFAFIGFDVVATTAEETRKPQRNLPIGIIASLAICTVLYVTVSLVVTGIQSYKSIDPADAAPLATAMTHAGHPALARIISIGAAVGIIVVVMILLLGQSRVAFAMARDGLLPPVFAKVHPKFRTPYVVTIVVGIAAALLAAFTSIDVLAELVNVGTLAAFILVSIGVLVLRRSRPDLKRGFRTPLVPVLPIVSALVCFYLMLNLAVETWLRFLVWMAIGLVIYFAYGRRRSRLVTGNVEAGGRGGRTSRS; encoded by the coding sequence ATGAATCCCAGGGACACGCGCGGGTCGACGTCGCTCATGCGCACCAAGCCGGTCGAAAAGGCCATCTCCGACACCGAGGCGCCGGAGCATCGGCTGAAGAAGAACCTCGGCGCGCTCGACCTCACCGTCTTCGGGGTCGGTGTCACGATCGGCGGCGGTCTGTTCGTGCTCACCGGCACGGCCGCCGCGACGTACGCCGGTCCGGCGGTGGCGCTGTCGTTCGTCATCGCCGCGGTGGCCTGTGGCCTGGCGGCACTGTGCTACGCGGAGTTCGCCTCGACCGTCCCGGTGGCGGGTTCGGCGTACACCTTCTCCTACGCCACCCTCGGCGAGCTGATCGCGTGGATCATCGGCTGGGACCTCATCCTGGAGTTCTTCGTCGGCGCCGCGGCGGTGTCCAGCGGCTGGTCGGGGTACCTCGCGAGCGCCCTGCAGGGCACGCCGCTGCAGATACCCGCGGCGGTGGCCAACACCAAGGACGGGTTCATGAACCTCCCGGCCGGGCTGCTCGTGCTGGCCCTGACCGCGGTGCTCGTCATCGGCATCAAGCTGTCCAGCCGGATCAACCAGGTCGCCGTCGCGATCAAGGTGGGCGTGGCCCTGCTGTTCGTGCTGGCCGGCATCTTCTTCGTCAAGGCCGCCAACCTCACGCCGTTCGTTCCGCCGAGCCAGCCGACCAAGGGCGGCGGTGGCGCTCTCACCGAGCCGCTGATCCAGGTGCTGTTCGGCATGCAGCCGGGGTCGTTCGGCTGGGCCGGAGTGATGAGTGGCGCCGCGGTCGTGTTCTTCGCGTTCATCGGGTTCGACGTGGTGGCCACCACCGCTGAGGAGACCCGTAAGCCGCAGCGCAACCTGCCGATCGGGATCATCGCCTCGCTGGCGATCTGCACCGTCCTCTACGTCACCGTCAGCCTGGTGGTGACCGGAATCCAGAGCTACAAGTCGATCGACCCCGCCGATGCCGCGCCTCTGGCCACCGCGATGACCCACGCCGGGCACCCCGCGCTGGCCAGGATCATCTCCATCGGCGCCGCGGTCGGCATCATCGTCGTGGTGATGATCCTGCTGCTCGGGCAGAGCCGGGTGGCGTTCGCGATGGCCCGCGACGGCCTGCTGCCGCCGGTGTTCGCCAAGGTGCACCCGAAGTTCCGTACGCCCTACGTCGTCACCATCGTGGTCGGAATCGCGGCGGCGCTGCTCGCGGCGTTCACCTCGATCGACGTGCTGGCCGAACTCGTCAACGTCGGGACGCTGGCGGCGTTCATCCTGGTCAGCATCGGGGTGCTCGTCCTGCGTCGGTCCCGGCCGGACCTGAAGCGCGGCTTCCGCACACCGCTGGTGCCGGTGCTGCCGATCGTCTCGGCGCTGGTGTGCTTCTACCTCATGCTCAACCTCGCGGTGGAGACCTGGCTGCGGTTCCTGGTGTGGATGGCGATCGGCCTGGTCATCTACTTCGCGTACGGCCGTCGGCGGTCCCGGCTGGTGACCGGCAACGTCGAGGCGGGTGGCCGGGGAGGCCGCACCAGCCGGAGCTAG
- the dxs gene encoding 1-deoxy-D-xylulose-5-phosphate synthase: protein MGVLEKVREPADLNALSEEQLTTLAREIRDFLVAKVSRTGGHLGPNLGIVELTLALHRVFESPRDRIIFDVGHQAYVHKMLTGRQEGFDLLRQKGGLSGYPSRAESEHDLVENSHASASLSYADGLAKAYQLRGEDRHVVAVIGDGALTGGMAWEALNNIAGAKDRPLVIVVNDNGRSYTPTVGGIADHLTALRTDPRYERVLDLVKRSLSRTPLVGPPLYDVLHGIKRGLKDVMAPQGLFEDLGMKYVGPVDGHDRELVEHALEQAKNFGGPVIVHCVTSKGHGYEIAEQDEADCFHSPSGAFDPLTGTPVAAPGAKWTNVFRDELVELGRERPDIVAITAAMRHPTGLDAFARAFPERSFDVGIAEQHAVTSAAGLAMGGMHPVVAIYSTFLNRAFDQMLMDVALHGCGATFVLDRAGVTGEDGPSHNGMWDMSILQVVPGLRLAAPRDGARLRELLREAVAVDDGPTVLRFPKGALADDLPALERRDGVDVLVREGDTDVLLVCVGSMAATGVEVAARLTGQGIGVTVVDPRWVKPVNPVLVDLARTHRLVVSLEDSGRVGGCGAALGLALSDARVGTPLHVAGIAQRFLDHDKRPQLLAEMGLGAQDLARDIVERMAQADDAALVTDDHGAVSRG from the coding sequence ATGGGTGTGCTCGAGAAGGTACGGGAACCAGCCGACCTCAACGCTCTGTCCGAGGAGCAGCTCACCACCCTCGCCCGCGAGATCCGCGACTTCCTGGTGGCCAAGGTCTCCCGCACCGGCGGCCACCTGGGCCCCAACCTCGGCATCGTCGAGCTCACCCTCGCCCTGCACCGCGTCTTCGAGTCCCCCAGGGACCGGATCATCTTCGACGTCGGCCACCAGGCCTACGTGCACAAGATGCTCACCGGCCGCCAGGAGGGCTTCGACCTGCTCCGCCAGAAGGGCGGGCTGTCGGGCTACCCCAGCCGGGCGGAGTCCGAGCACGACCTGGTGGAGAACTCCCACGCCTCGGCGTCGCTTTCGTACGCCGACGGGCTGGCGAAGGCCTACCAGCTGCGCGGTGAGGACCGGCACGTCGTCGCGGTGATCGGCGACGGCGCGCTGACCGGCGGGATGGCCTGGGAGGCGCTGAACAACATCGCCGGCGCCAAGGACCGGCCGCTGGTCATCGTGGTCAACGACAACGGCCGTTCCTACACCCCGACCGTCGGCGGGATCGCCGACCACCTCACCGCCCTGCGCACCGACCCCCGCTACGAACGCGTGCTGGACCTCGTCAAGCGCTCCCTGAGCCGGACCCCGCTGGTCGGGCCGCCGCTCTACGACGTGCTCCACGGCATCAAGCGCGGTCTCAAGGACGTGATGGCGCCGCAGGGCCTGTTCGAGGACCTCGGGATGAAGTACGTCGGCCCCGTCGACGGGCACGACCGCGAGCTGGTCGAGCACGCCCTGGAGCAGGCGAAGAACTTCGGCGGCCCGGTCATCGTGCACTGCGTCACCAGCAAGGGCCACGGCTACGAGATCGCCGAGCAGGACGAGGCCGACTGCTTCCACAGCCCCTCCGGCGCGTTCGACCCGCTGACCGGCACCCCGGTGGCCGCGCCGGGCGCGAAGTGGACCAACGTCTTCCGCGACGAGCTGGTCGAGCTGGGCCGGGAGCGCCCCGACATCGTGGCCATCACCGCCGCCATGCGGCACCCGACCGGCCTGGACGCGTTTGCCCGGGCGTTCCCCGAGCGTTCCTTCGACGTGGGCATCGCCGAGCAGCACGCCGTGACGTCCGCGGCCGGCCTGGCGATGGGCGGCATGCACCCGGTGGTGGCGATCTACTCCACCTTCCTCAACCGCGCGTTCGACCAGATGCTGATGGACGTCGCGCTGCACGGGTGCGGCGCGACGTTCGTGCTCGACCGGGCCGGGGTGACCGGCGAGGACGGGCCGAGCCACAACGGCATGTGGGACATGTCGATCCTGCAGGTCGTGCCCGGACTGCGGCTCGCCGCTCCGCGCGACGGCGCCCGGCTGCGCGAGCTGCTCCGCGAGGCGGTCGCGGTCGACGACGGCCCGACGGTGCTGCGGTTCCCCAAGGGCGCGCTCGCGGACGACCTGCCCGCTCTCGAACGCCGGGACGGCGTCGACGTCCTGGTCCGCGAGGGCGACACCGACGTCCTGCTCGTCTGTGTCGGCTCGATGGCCGCCACCGGAGTCGAGGTGGCCGCCCGGCTCACCGGCCAGGGCATCGGCGTCACCGTCGTCGACCCCCGCTGGGTGAAGCCGGTCAACCCCGTCCTGGTCGATCTCGCCCGCACGCACCGGCTGGTGGTGTCGCTGGAGGACAGCGGCCGGGTCGGCGGGTGCGGCGCGGCTCTCGGGCTCGCCCTGTCCGACGCCCGGGTCGGCACACCGCTGCACGTCGCGGGCATCGCCCAGCGGTTCCTCGACCACGACAAGCGGCCCCAGCTGCTGGCCGAGATGGGACTCGGCGCCCAGGACCTCGCCCGCGACATCGTCGAGCGGATGGCCCAGGCCGACGACGCCGCTCTGGTGACCGACGATCACGGCGCGGTGTCACGCGGGTAA
- a CDS encoding ROK family transcriptional regulator — protein MLAAVRAHGVLSQAEIARITGLSPASVSNIVHQLADADAVELSPGIRGGRRAQEVRVRSDGGLVVGLDFGHRHIRVAVSDLRFVVRAERRVECDVGASALSALAVAERLVGELLDEIGTTRCGVRAVGLGLPAPMGPDGGTLAAWPILPSWATIDPARHLAKRLGAPVYADNDANLGARGELYFGAGRGVSDLAYIKAATGLGAGLVVAGNVYRGFAGSAGEIGHLTIDEMGPVCSCGNRGCLETMVGAPYLLELIRHSHPDVRTVEQLVTCALAGDGGCRRVVADAGRHIGFVAANLCNVVNPERVVVGGDLAAAGDLLLEPLRSAMPRYAVVTVASTPVVAALTGERAEVLGALVLAVEQFQRRHDQAEGADVPADDPGREVPSGDDAGVNDPGRDPAGRDSARDSAGEAVRDGSGDPGFRTEAGLANGHHPAVSGPAPDLGPAGRSPVSGPA, from the coding sequence GTGCTGGCAGCGGTCCGGGCACACGGCGTACTGAGTCAGGCCGAGATCGCGCGGATCACCGGTCTGTCGCCGGCCTCGGTCTCCAACATCGTGCACCAGCTGGCCGACGCGGACGCCGTCGAGCTGTCCCCGGGGATCCGGGGCGGCCGGCGGGCGCAGGAGGTACGCGTCCGGTCCGACGGCGGCCTGGTCGTCGGGCTGGACTTCGGCCACCGCCACATCCGGGTCGCGGTGTCCGACCTGCGGTTCGTCGTACGCGCCGAACGCCGGGTGGAGTGCGACGTCGGAGCGTCGGCGCTGTCGGCGCTCGCGGTCGCGGAGAGGCTCGTCGGCGAGCTGCTGGACGAGATCGGCACCACCAGGTGCGGCGTCCGGGCGGTCGGGCTCGGCCTGCCGGCGCCGATGGGTCCCGACGGCGGCACGCTGGCGGCCTGGCCGATCCTGCCGAGCTGGGCGACCATCGACCCCGCCCGGCACCTCGCGAAGCGGCTGGGCGCGCCGGTCTACGCCGACAACGACGCCAACCTGGGCGCCCGCGGCGAGTTGTACTTCGGCGCCGGGCGCGGCGTGTCCGACCTCGCCTACATCAAGGCGGCCACCGGCCTGGGCGCGGGACTGGTGGTGGCCGGGAACGTCTACCGCGGGTTCGCCGGCTCCGCGGGCGAGATCGGCCACCTGACCATCGACGAGATGGGGCCGGTGTGCTCGTGCGGCAACCGCGGCTGCCTGGAGACGATGGTGGGCGCGCCGTACCTCCTGGAACTCATCCGGCACAGCCATCCCGACGTGCGCACGGTGGAACAGCTCGTCACCTGCGCGCTGGCCGGCGACGGCGGCTGCCGGCGGGTGGTCGCCGACGCGGGCCGGCACATCGGGTTCGTGGCCGCCAACCTGTGCAACGTCGTCAACCCCGAGCGGGTGGTGGTGGGCGGTGACCTGGCGGCGGCGGGCGACCTGCTGCTGGAACCCCTGCGGTCCGCGATGCCCCGGTATGCCGTGGTCACGGTGGCGTCGACGCCCGTGGTGGCCGCGCTGACGGGGGAGCGGGCGGAGGTGCTCGGCGCTTTGGTCCTCGCGGTCGAGCAGTTCCAGCGCCGGCACGACCAGGCCGAGGGCGCGGACGTCCCCGCCGACGACCCGGGCCGAGAGGTTCCGAGCGGGGACGATGCGGGCGTGAACGATCCGGGCAGGGACCCGGCGGGCAGGGACTCGGCCAGGGACTCGGCGGGCGAGGCCGTACGAGACGGCTCGGGCGACCCCGGCTTCCGTACCGAGGCCGGCCTGGCCAACGGGCACCATCCCGCGGTCTCCGGCCCCGCGCCGGACCTCGGCCCGGCTGGTCGCAGCCCGGTCAGCGGCCCCGCCTAG
- a CDS encoding HIT family protein: MPTSPPGSAPDSAPRSAAADAGCVFCGVVADGSADLVLDEPDVVAFLDVRPVFKGHTLVVPRGHVDTLLDLPGELRDPYLAAVQRVARAMETGLGAKGSFVAINNRISQSVPHLHTHVVPRTKGDGLRGFFWPRHKYAGEDEAREYAAKVRAAL, translated from the coding sequence ATGCCTACCTCCCCGCCGGGCTCAGCGCCGGACTCCGCGCCGCGCTCCGCGGCCGCCGACGCCGGTTGCGTGTTCTGCGGCGTCGTCGCCGACGGGTCGGCCGACCTGGTGCTGGACGAGCCGGACGTGGTGGCGTTCCTCGACGTACGCCCGGTGTTCAAGGGGCACACGCTGGTGGTCCCCCGCGGCCACGTGGACACCCTGCTCGACCTTCCCGGGGAGCTGCGCGACCCCTATCTCGCGGCGGTCCAGCGGGTGGCCCGGGCGATGGAGACCGGCCTCGGCGCGAAGGGGTCGTTCGTCGCGATCAACAACCGGATCAGCCAGAGCGTCCCGCACCTGCACACCCACGTGGTGCCGCGCACCAAGGGTGACGGTTTGCGGGGGTTCTTCTGGCCACGGCACAAGTACGCCGGCGAGGACGAGGCCCGGGAGTACGCCGCGAAGGTCCGCGCGGCCCTGTGA